A single window of Nasonia vitripennis strain AsymCx chromosome 4, Nvit_psr_1.1, whole genome shotgun sequence DNA harbors:
- the LOC100679831 gene encoding lateral signaling target protein 2 homolog isoform X1, translating into MDSIRKWFYRPKREDRSLLAQFFYADESLNGVACELDSFDGRQEPERCTSLVNQLRHCQDKVLTICNQIMDELIPDARANRDFRVKFPDDVMQENLAGQLWFGAECLAAGSSILNREAESSNMRPLATALTKSLEIVRNLLREQALKGQTSLKAQNPLEPATEKLIESLKIFDRLFAEFELCYVGVMVPVKSTKEYEQQELVCVLFSETLQRALERGLLSQADVDNYEPALMFTIPRLAIVAGLLAPPGGPLCLNSVDTMSEMFRPFRTLLLKIRELLWTLNNRELYMLEKLLCSIEEASGTMDQSGGQEVPDLEEFVYNFYTGYPNCKDFIADFYTVTKNNGSNMDEVANDAVLILEQGNSSSDVLAAASSAKDGKKSSAGAEDREQQSQSSPTRGETSGNRAPAGRHDSSGSSDFYSSCRVVAGDSVSVEIPQTQYLLNQVTHENNLPGENSVEIQNSLPDIDSRKLISEKNKTLSNLLLEAECQNEISEQTDSGICTVISSENTSLYDKSPEEKKSFANELEQSDQHDGEDPDPKRDELDEEENTSYSCSNLNSPTRRDSTKSDNSCVCSSRGHRSSQTYLKSALESCGSSKQSSRMSSHIHGSNEEIIGIAYGQGQIPVCEGNQQPSFHINYTENWENLNLNIEASSSRREFWNDLKCENCPSSSQGKDKSASMTNSSGSRKRKEEKQRRRHHRRKHEVPKEHNQAAAASRENQSGRRHGALYRSSVQLPTSTESSRSNSTDRCLKPRFNNFGASLHPSQNTRQMPNFGGVSPHASPRMQHFETRRSYNSSQSRKLLDHRRCRSEQLQRVKKRDGVKRERLGYKPDQYKKRNDASAGTVESELINDGLGPRTNKSGIVTGEHVTRVQVGSSKTEKRPLKSKLDVSASARAELVSSSSCSSCFDSSSETSEFQSDCQDDEEIALAMQAAEIANRNQIRAKFRSSEDLVHRLFVCIAGVADQLQTNFASDLRNILKCVFLMNSSQPANEEEKIDDPPPSPIELNVPSSNDSIERQDSVEDNETPGDHEHTEERSSPVTERGEECVERAPVWVPDSVAPRCMACQAGFTVVRRRHHCRNCGKVFCGRCSGNSVPLPRYGHTKPVRVCNRCFLYQVTPFTVSPVAPTS; encoded by the exons ATGGATTCGATCAGGAAGTGGTTCTACAGGCCGAAG CGGGAGGACCGGAGCCTGCTGGCCCAGTTCTTCTACGCGGACGAGTCGCTGAACGGCGTCGCCTGCGAGCTCGACTCGTTCGACGGCCGACAGGAGCCGGAGCGCTGCACGAGCCTGGTGAACCAGCTGCGCCACTGCCAAGACAAGGTGCTGACAATCTGCAACCAGATAATGGACGAGCTCATCCCAGACGCCCGGGCAAACCGGGACTTCCGCGTCAAGTTCCCCGACGACGTGATGCAGGAGAACCTGGCCGGGCAGCTCTGGTTCGGCGCCGAGTGTCTCGCGGCCGGCAGCTCGATCCTGAACCGCGAGGCCGAGAGCTCGAACATGCGGCCCCTGGCGACCGCCCTCACCAAGAGCCTCGAGATCGTGAGGAACCTGCTGAGGGAGCAGGCGCTCAAGGGACAGACGAGCCTCAAGGCGCAGAACCCCCTGGAGCCGGCCACCGAGAAGCTCATCGAGTCGCTCAAGATCTTCGACAGGCTCTTCGCCGAATTCGAGCTCTGCTACGTGGGAGTCATGGTACCGGTCAAGTCCACCAAGGAGTACGAGCAGCAGGAGCTCGTCTGCGTCCTCTTCTCGGAGACGCTGCAGAGGGCCCTGGAGAGGGGGCTGCTCAGCCAGGCCGACGTCGACAACTACGAGCCCGCCCTCATGTTCACCATTCCCAGGCTGGCGATCGTCGCCGGGCTTCTGGCGCCGCCCGGAGGGCCGCTTTGCCTCAACTCGGTCGACACCATGAGCGAGATGTTCAGACCCTTCAGG ACGCTGCTCCTGAAGATAAGGGAGCTGCTCTGGACGCTGAACAACCGGGAGCTGTACATGCTTGAGAAGCTCCTCTGCTCGATTGAGGAGGCGTCGGGTACGATGGATCAGAGCGGCGGTCAGGAGGTGCCGGACCTCGAGGAGTTTGTCTACAACTTCTACACGGGTTACCCGAACTGCAAGGACTTCATCGCCGACTTCTATACCGTTACGAAAAACAACGGTAGCAACATGGACGAGGTGGCCAACGATGCGGTTCTCATACTCGAGCAGGGCAATTCCAGCTCGGATGTACTTGCCGCCGCGAGCAGTGCCAAGGATGGCAAGAAAAGCAGTGCTGGGGCAGAGGATCGGGAGCAGCAGTCGCAGAGCTCACCGACTCGGGGAGAGACTTCCGGAAACAGAGCGCCCGCGGGGAGACACGACTCGAGCGGCTCGTCGGACTTCTATTCTT cGTGTCGTGTCGTTGCAGGTGACTCGGTATCGGTCGAGATTCCACAAACGCAATACCTTTTAAACCAAGTCACCCACGAGAACAACCTGCCCGGCGAAAACTCTGTCGAGATCCAGAATTCGCTTCCGGACATCGACTCGAGGAAGCTCATATCAGAAAAGAACAAGACCTTGTCGAACCTGCTGCTCGAAGCAGAGTGCCAGAACGAGATATCCGAGCAGACGGACTCAGGAATCTGCACCGTCATATCCTCTGAGAACACGAGCCTCTACGACAAGAGTcccgaggagaagaagagcTTCGCCAACGAGCTCGAACAGAGCGACCAGCACGACGGAGAAGACCCGGATCCCAAGAGGGACGAGCTAGACGAGGAGGAGAACACGAGCTACTCCTGCTCGAATTTGAATTCACCAACGCGTCGAGACTCGACCAAGTCCGACAACTCGTGCGTCTGCAGCAGTCGAGGTCACAGGTCCTCTCAAACCTATCTCAAGTCCGCGCTTGAGTCTTGCGGCAGCAGCAAGCAGAGCAGCCGCATGTCTTCGCACATACACGGCTCGAACGAGGAAATAATTGGCATCGCCTACGGCCAGGGCCAAATTCCCGTTTGCGAAGGCAATCAACAACCAAGCTTCCATATCAACTACACCGAGAACTGGGAGAACCTCAACCTTAACATCGAGGCCTCCTCCTCCCGACGGGAGTTCTGGAACGACCTCAAATGCGAAAACTGCCCGTCAAGCTCCCAAGGCAAAGACAAGTCCGCCTCGATGAccaacagcagcggcagcaggaAACGCAAGGAGGAGAAACAGAGGCGACGGCACCATCGCAGAAAACACGAGGTACCCAAAGAGCACAACCAGGCAGCGGCTGCGTCTCGCGAGAATCAATCGGGGAGACGACACGGGGCCTTGTATCGGTCAAGCGTACAGCTACCCACGAGCACCGAGAGTTCGCGTTCCAACTCAACCGACCGTTGCTTGAAGCCGCGATTCAACAACTTCGGCGCTAGTCTTCACCCTAGTCAGAACACCCGGCAGATGCCTAACTTCGGAGGCGTCAGTCCACACGCGAGTCCTCGCATGCAGCACTTTGAGACGCGCCGTTCGTACAACTCTTCTCAGAGCAGGAAGCTGCTGGACCACCGCCGATGTCGCTCTGAACAGTTGCAACGCGTGAAGAAACGGGACGGTGTCAAGAGAGAAAGGCTCGGCTACAAGCCGGATCAGTACAAGAAGAGAAATGACGCTAGCGCCGGGACCGTCGAGAGTGAATTGATCAACGATGGCCTCGGCCCGAGGACTAACAAAAGTGGCATTGTGACCGGTGAACACGTGACGCGCGTCCAGGTTGGCTCGTCCAAAACTGAGAAGCGACCGTTGAAGTCGAAACTCGACGTGTCCGCGAGTGCGAGGGCAGAGCTCGTTTCGAGTTCCAGCTGCTCGAGCTGCTTCGACTCCAGTTCCGAGACCAGCGAGTTTCAAAGCGACTGTCAAGATGACGAGGAGATCGCGCTTGCCATGCAGGCCGCTGAAATTGCCAATAGGAATCAGATCAGAGCAAAGTTTCG GTCTTCTGAGGACTTGGTTCACCGGCTATTCGTCTGCATAGCCGGAGTAGCAGATCAACTGCAAACGAATTTTGCGTCGGATCTGCGAAACATACTGAAGTGCGTATTTTTGATGAACAGTAGTCAGCCAGCAAACGAGGAGGAGAAAATCGACGATCCACCTCCCTCCCCGATCGAATTAAACGTGCCTAGCTCGAACGACAGTATAGAACGTCAGGATTCCGTGGAAGACAATGAGACACCCGGAGATCACGAGCATACCGAGGAACGAA GTTCCCCGGTGACAGAACGAGGCGAAGAGTGCGTAGAACGCGCTCCTGTCTGGGTTCCAGACAGCGTGGCTCCGCGCTGCATGGCCTGCCAGGCAGGCTTCACTGTAGTTCGTCGTCGCCACCACTGCAGAAACTGCGGCAAAGTCTTCTGCGGTCGCTGTAGTGGCAACAGCGTACCTCTGCCGCGCTATGGACACACTAAGCCCGTGCGGGTCTGTAACCGCTGCTTCCTCTACCAAGTGACGCCATTTACCGTATCGCCGGTTGCCCCGACTAGCTGA
- the LOC100679831 gene encoding lateral signaling target protein 2 homolog isoform X2, which yields MDSIRKWFYRPKREDRSLLAQFFYADESLNGVACELDSFDGRQEPERCTSLVNQLRHCQDKVLTICNQIMDELIPDARANRDFRVKFPDDVMQENLAGQLWFGAECLAAGSSILNREAESSNMRPLATALTKSLEIVRNLLREQALKGQTSLKAQNPLEPATEKLIESLKIFDRLFAEFELCYVGVMVPVKSTKEYEQQELVCVLFSETLQRALERGLLSQADVDNYEPALMFTIPRLAIVAGLLAPPGGPLCLNSVDTMSEMFRPFRTLLLKIRELLWTLNNRELYMLEKLLCSIEEASGTMDQSGGQEVPDLEEFVYNFYTGYPNCKDFIADFYTVTKNNGSNMDEVANDAVLILEQGNSSSDVLAAASSAKDGKKSSAGAEDREQQSQSSPTRGETSGNRAPAGRHDSSGSSDFYSCDSVSVEIPQTQYLLNQVTHENNLPGENSVEIQNSLPDIDSRKLISEKNKTLSNLLLEAECQNEISEQTDSGICTVISSENTSLYDKSPEEKKSFANELEQSDQHDGEDPDPKRDELDEEENTSYSCSNLNSPTRRDSTKSDNSCVCSSRGHRSSQTYLKSALESCGSSKQSSRMSSHIHGSNEEIIGIAYGQGQIPVCEGNQQPSFHINYTENWENLNLNIEASSSRREFWNDLKCENCPSSSQGKDKSASMTNSSGSRKRKEEKQRRRHHRRKHEVPKEHNQAAAASRENQSGRRHGALYRSSVQLPTSTESSRSNSTDRCLKPRFNNFGASLHPSQNTRQMPNFGGVSPHASPRMQHFETRRSYNSSQSRKLLDHRRCRSEQLQRVKKRDGVKRERLGYKPDQYKKRNDASAGTVESELINDGLGPRTNKSGIVTGEHVTRVQVGSSKTEKRPLKSKLDVSASARAELVSSSSCSSCFDSSSETSEFQSDCQDDEEIALAMQAAEIANRNQIRAKFRSSEDLVHRLFVCIAGVADQLQTNFASDLRNILKCVFLMNSSQPANEEEKIDDPPPSPIELNVPSSNDSIERQDSVEDNETPGDHEHTEERSSPVTERGEECVERAPVWVPDSVAPRCMACQAGFTVVRRRHHCRNCGKVFCGRCSGNSVPLPRYGHTKPVRVCNRCFLYQVTPFTVSPVAPTS from the exons ATGGATTCGATCAGGAAGTGGTTCTACAGGCCGAAG CGGGAGGACCGGAGCCTGCTGGCCCAGTTCTTCTACGCGGACGAGTCGCTGAACGGCGTCGCCTGCGAGCTCGACTCGTTCGACGGCCGACAGGAGCCGGAGCGCTGCACGAGCCTGGTGAACCAGCTGCGCCACTGCCAAGACAAGGTGCTGACAATCTGCAACCAGATAATGGACGAGCTCATCCCAGACGCCCGGGCAAACCGGGACTTCCGCGTCAAGTTCCCCGACGACGTGATGCAGGAGAACCTGGCCGGGCAGCTCTGGTTCGGCGCCGAGTGTCTCGCGGCCGGCAGCTCGATCCTGAACCGCGAGGCCGAGAGCTCGAACATGCGGCCCCTGGCGACCGCCCTCACCAAGAGCCTCGAGATCGTGAGGAACCTGCTGAGGGAGCAGGCGCTCAAGGGACAGACGAGCCTCAAGGCGCAGAACCCCCTGGAGCCGGCCACCGAGAAGCTCATCGAGTCGCTCAAGATCTTCGACAGGCTCTTCGCCGAATTCGAGCTCTGCTACGTGGGAGTCATGGTACCGGTCAAGTCCACCAAGGAGTACGAGCAGCAGGAGCTCGTCTGCGTCCTCTTCTCGGAGACGCTGCAGAGGGCCCTGGAGAGGGGGCTGCTCAGCCAGGCCGACGTCGACAACTACGAGCCCGCCCTCATGTTCACCATTCCCAGGCTGGCGATCGTCGCCGGGCTTCTGGCGCCGCCCGGAGGGCCGCTTTGCCTCAACTCGGTCGACACCATGAGCGAGATGTTCAGACCCTTCAGG ACGCTGCTCCTGAAGATAAGGGAGCTGCTCTGGACGCTGAACAACCGGGAGCTGTACATGCTTGAGAAGCTCCTCTGCTCGATTGAGGAGGCGTCGGGTACGATGGATCAGAGCGGCGGTCAGGAGGTGCCGGACCTCGAGGAGTTTGTCTACAACTTCTACACGGGTTACCCGAACTGCAAGGACTTCATCGCCGACTTCTATACCGTTACGAAAAACAACGGTAGCAACATGGACGAGGTGGCCAACGATGCGGTTCTCATACTCGAGCAGGGCAATTCCAGCTCGGATGTACTTGCCGCCGCGAGCAGTGCCAAGGATGGCAAGAAAAGCAGTGCTGGGGCAGAGGATCGGGAGCAGCAGTCGCAGAGCTCACCGACTCGGGGAGAGACTTCCGGAAACAGAGCGCCCGCGGGGAGACACGACTCGAGCGGCTCGTCGGACTTCTATTCTT GTGACTCGGTATCGGTCGAGATTCCACAAACGCAATACCTTTTAAACCAAGTCACCCACGAGAACAACCTGCCCGGCGAAAACTCTGTCGAGATCCAGAATTCGCTTCCGGACATCGACTCGAGGAAGCTCATATCAGAAAAGAACAAGACCTTGTCGAACCTGCTGCTCGAAGCAGAGTGCCAGAACGAGATATCCGAGCAGACGGACTCAGGAATCTGCACCGTCATATCCTCTGAGAACACGAGCCTCTACGACAAGAGTcccgaggagaagaagagcTTCGCCAACGAGCTCGAACAGAGCGACCAGCACGACGGAGAAGACCCGGATCCCAAGAGGGACGAGCTAGACGAGGAGGAGAACACGAGCTACTCCTGCTCGAATTTGAATTCACCAACGCGTCGAGACTCGACCAAGTCCGACAACTCGTGCGTCTGCAGCAGTCGAGGTCACAGGTCCTCTCAAACCTATCTCAAGTCCGCGCTTGAGTCTTGCGGCAGCAGCAAGCAGAGCAGCCGCATGTCTTCGCACATACACGGCTCGAACGAGGAAATAATTGGCATCGCCTACGGCCAGGGCCAAATTCCCGTTTGCGAAGGCAATCAACAACCAAGCTTCCATATCAACTACACCGAGAACTGGGAGAACCTCAACCTTAACATCGAGGCCTCCTCCTCCCGACGGGAGTTCTGGAACGACCTCAAATGCGAAAACTGCCCGTCAAGCTCCCAAGGCAAAGACAAGTCCGCCTCGATGAccaacagcagcggcagcaggaAACGCAAGGAGGAGAAACAGAGGCGACGGCACCATCGCAGAAAACACGAGGTACCCAAAGAGCACAACCAGGCAGCGGCTGCGTCTCGCGAGAATCAATCGGGGAGACGACACGGGGCCTTGTATCGGTCAAGCGTACAGCTACCCACGAGCACCGAGAGTTCGCGTTCCAACTCAACCGACCGTTGCTTGAAGCCGCGATTCAACAACTTCGGCGCTAGTCTTCACCCTAGTCAGAACACCCGGCAGATGCCTAACTTCGGAGGCGTCAGTCCACACGCGAGTCCTCGCATGCAGCACTTTGAGACGCGCCGTTCGTACAACTCTTCTCAGAGCAGGAAGCTGCTGGACCACCGCCGATGTCGCTCTGAACAGTTGCAACGCGTGAAGAAACGGGACGGTGTCAAGAGAGAAAGGCTCGGCTACAAGCCGGATCAGTACAAGAAGAGAAATGACGCTAGCGCCGGGACCGTCGAGAGTGAATTGATCAACGATGGCCTCGGCCCGAGGACTAACAAAAGTGGCATTGTGACCGGTGAACACGTGACGCGCGTCCAGGTTGGCTCGTCCAAAACTGAGAAGCGACCGTTGAAGTCGAAACTCGACGTGTCCGCGAGTGCGAGGGCAGAGCTCGTTTCGAGTTCCAGCTGCTCGAGCTGCTTCGACTCCAGTTCCGAGACCAGCGAGTTTCAAAGCGACTGTCAAGATGACGAGGAGATCGCGCTTGCCATGCAGGCCGCTGAAATTGCCAATAGGAATCAGATCAGAGCAAAGTTTCG GTCTTCTGAGGACTTGGTTCACCGGCTATTCGTCTGCATAGCCGGAGTAGCAGATCAACTGCAAACGAATTTTGCGTCGGATCTGCGAAACATACTGAAGTGCGTATTTTTGATGAACAGTAGTCAGCCAGCAAACGAGGAGGAGAAAATCGACGATCCACCTCCCTCCCCGATCGAATTAAACGTGCCTAGCTCGAACGACAGTATAGAACGTCAGGATTCCGTGGAAGACAATGAGACACCCGGAGATCACGAGCATACCGAGGAACGAA GTTCCCCGGTGACAGAACGAGGCGAAGAGTGCGTAGAACGCGCTCCTGTCTGGGTTCCAGACAGCGTGGCTCCGCGCTGCATGGCCTGCCAGGCAGGCTTCACTGTAGTTCGTCGTCGCCACCACTGCAGAAACTGCGGCAAAGTCTTCTGCGGTCGCTGTAGTGGCAACAGCGTACCTCTGCCGCGCTATGGACACACTAAGCCCGTGCGGGTCTGTAACCGCTGCTTCCTCTACCAAGTGACGCCATTTACCGTATCGCCGGTTGCCCCGACTAGCTGA
- the LOC100116039 gene encoding cilia- and flagella-associated protein 58-like, with translation MMDMEMNAELERDGASETGEASSEGSSAGSAYCSLEQDFARITSEMKSNEALAAYETEYTRLFESLYKAHRLEEELTEKCRLLKEDVTEGRGRIQELERKVLADAESMEHARKEILEGKKLADAAHTREQKAQEVIENLRVSIAKLTDELVQKNKQLASEENSVAAKQKEGLSKDRERLIGEVEALRQRLKTVNSYKQEIEDKFNESEQRASELQDKLDRQANEMAKERREHEKIESELQLVHDELRSRLADLQTAEEALKTTANNVARQDNILRDQVLENEKNQKEMQKLMLKQMTMKTEADKVSAKLEEARKELFERNKHIKEINKEVQRLKEEMGKFKSEKESSLKKLAKEKSLSSKADENLKRVSANLRNAELEIAALKRQLDAERKTIEKLNRDKDAAAKNATLLEDMNKKLALEIRVFEQTNRKMEASLEEITEESSELKRQVKSLEKEKDRCTVEAQELSQQVEDYAVEVKLKRLEISDYQKRLADAEAKLRQQQTVFEDIRAERNSYKKSLSLCQDEIAELKNKTKELSSQIDQLKEQLAVKEANLVKQEFLFSKTEKEKESLKSELQTSRKNASDIRRELEDMRQEEKQLRAALQEADANAARQRKEIEAVMNERDVIGTQIVRRNDEMSLQYRKIQILEETLQRGEKQYGQRLEEIRLLQLELKKLKLEKAALEKNTANLYDLRAEVFHLERNLTKERLKVMALEEEVQNPLNVHRWRNLEGTDPDTFELLKKIQILQRRILKISAELIAKEKKIRETEKLYMNLREIIAKQPGPEVLLHLSKTRRALRDRGKKMKCLVAELNMTLTAEHKFELDKVKRELHAVKSKYFAQKKRELKAIEPTKKNLPSVRTNSIKFHGGGFNLSTPIVNSCTTSLVTVNK, from the exons ATGATGGACATGGAAATGAATGCCGAACTCGAGAGG GATGGAGCAAGCGAAACTGGAGAGGCCTCTTCCGAAGGAAGCTCGGCTGGGAGTGCGTACTGTTCTCTCGAGCAAGATTTTGCAAGG ATAACGAGTGAAATGAAGAGCAACGAAGCTCTGGCTGCTTACGAAACCGAATACACGCGACTCTTTGAATCTCTGTACAAAGCTCATCGGCTGGAGGAAGAGCTTACGGAGAAGTGCAGATTGCTCAAG GAAGACGTAACGGAAGGAAGAGGCAGGATACAAGAGCTTGAGAGAAAAGTATTAGCGGACGCAGAGAGCATGGAACATGCTCGAAAGGAAATCTTAGAGGGCAAGAAGTTAGCCGACGCCGCCCACACGCGGGAACAGAAGGCCCAGGAAGTTATCGAGAACTTACGGGTCTCCATTGCCAAGCTCACCGACGAGCTTGTCCAGAAAAACAAGCAACTCGCCTCGGAGGAAAA TTCGGTTGCAGCTAAGCAGAAAGAAGGCCTGTCGAAAGATCGCGAGCGTCTCATCGGCGAAGTCGAGGCGCTCCGCCAGCGCCTGAAAACCGTCAACTCCTACAAGCAAGAAATCGAAGACAAGTTTAACGAGTCGGAGCAACGGGCCAGCGAGCTGCAGGACAAGCTCGACCGACAGGCAAACGAGATGGCCAAGGAGCGACGCGAACACGAGAAGATCGAGTCCGAACTGCAGCTGGTCCACGACGAGCTCAGGTCGCGACTCGCTGACCTCCAG ACAGCCGAGGAAGCGCTGAAGACCACAGCTAACAACGTCGCGAGGCAGGACAACATACTGAGGGATCAGGTGCTGGAGAACGAGAAGAACCAGAAGGAGATGCAGAAGCTCATGCTCAAGCAGATGACGATGAAGACCGAGGCGGACAAGGTCAGCGCCAAGCTCGAGGAAGCGAGGAAGGAGCTTTTCGAGAGGAACAAGCATATCAAGGAGATTAATAAGGAAGTGCAGAG GCTGAAGGAAGAAATGGGAAAGTTCAAGTCGGAGAAGGAAAGCAGCCTGAAGAAACTCGCGAAAGAGAAGAGCCTTAGCAGCAAAGCCGACGAGAATCTGAAGCGAGTCTCGGCGAATCTACGCAACGCGGAGCTGGAGATAGCAGCTCTGAAGCGTCAGTTGGAcgcggagagaaagacgaTCGAAAAGCTCAACCGGGACAAGGACGCGGCGGCAAAGAACGCGACGCTCCTCGAGGACATGAACAAGAAGCTTGCGCTGGAGATCCGCGTGTTCGAGCAGACCAATCGGAAAATGGAGGCGAGTCTGGAGGAGATCACCGAGGAGTCCAGCGAACTGAAGCGGCAGGTTAAGAGCCTCGAGAAGGAGAAAGACAGGTGCACCGTCGAGGCTCAGGAATTATCGCAGCAG GTGGAAGACTACGCAGTCGAAGTGAAACTGAAGCGACTCGAGATCTCGGACTATCAGAAGCGACTCGCGGACGCTGAGGCCAAACTGCGACAGCAGCAGACCGTCTTCGAGGACATAAGGGCGGAGAGAAACTCGTACAAGAAGAGCCTATCTCTGTGCCAAGACGAGATCGCCGAACTGAAGAACAAGACGAAAGAGTTGAGCTCGCAGATCGACCAACTCAAGGAGCAGTTGGCTGTCAAGGAAGCGAACCTGGTGAAGCAAGAATTCT TATTCAGCAAAaccgagaaagagaaagagtcCCTGAAATCCGAGCTGCAGACCAGCCGCAAGAACGCCTCGGACATCCGGCGCGAGCTGGAGGACATGCGCCAGGAGGAGAAGCAGCTGCGCGCCGCTCTCCAAGAGGCCGACGCAAATGCCGCCCGCCAGCGCAAAGAAATTGAGGCGGTGATGAACGAGCGCGACGTTATCGGCACGCAGATAGTCCGGCGCAACGACGAGATGAGTCTGCAGTATAGGAAGATCCAGATCCTCGAGGAGACGCTGCAACGCGGCGAGAAGCAGTACGGCCAGCGCCTCGAGGAGATTCGCCTGCTTCAGCTCGAGCTTAAGAAGCTCAAGCTCGAAAAAGCTGCGTTGGAGAAGAACACGGCCAATCTCTACGATCTTCGGGCCGAGGTCTTTCACTTGGAGAGAAATCTGACGAAGGAGAGACTGAAAGTCATGGCGCTCGAGGAGGAGGTGCAGAATCCGCTGAACGTTCATAGGTGGCGGAACCTCGAG GGAACGGATCCGGATACATTCGAGTTGCTGAAAAAGATTCAGATCTTGCAGAGGCGGATACTGAAGATATCCGCGGAATTGATTGCCAAAGAGAAGAAGATCAGGGAAACGGAAAAACTGTACATGAATCTTCGCGAGATCATCGCCAAGCAACCGGGGCCCGAGGTTTTACTCCACCTCAGTAAGACCCGCCGAGCTCTGAGAGACAGAGGAAAGAAAATGAAG TGCCTCGTAGCCGAGCTGAACATGACTCTGACAGCCGAACATAAATTCGAGCTCGACAAGGTGAAGCGAGAGCTGCACGCCGTGAAGTCCAAGTACTTTGCCCAGAAGAAAAGAGAACTGAAGGCCATAGAACCAACCAAGAAAAACCTTCCGTCTGTTCGGACGAACTCGATCAAATTCCACGGTGGTGGCTTTAACTTAAGCACGCCTATTGTCAATAGCTGTACTACTTCCCTCGTCacagtaaataaatga